One Longimicrobium terrae genomic window, CCGATGTACGAAACGGGCCTGCCGCTGGCGAGCGCGTCCAGCGTCACCGGCGTGTCCAGGTCATAGAAACAGCGCACCGGCGCGGACGATTCCAGCACCAGCGCCGTGGCGTCGAGCGCGTCGGCCTGGTACGAGGTGACCATGGCCACGTCGGCGTCGGCCAGGTGGCGGCGTGCCTGGGGAAGCACGGACGCCCAGTCCGGATACAGGACCAGGGTGGCGCCGTCCAGGTGGTTCAGGTCGCGGTTTTCGGCGTAGTAGGGAACGTCTTTTTCAAAGAAGACGACGTCGTGGCCGCGGGCGGCAAGCGCGCGGATCAGGCCGCGCCAGAGCGTTGCGTGGCCGTTGCCCCACGACGAACTGACCGTGAGCCCGAAAATGACCAGCTTCATGCGGTGCGCACCGGGTGGGCGGAGCGCGGGTGCCGGGGTCGGCGCCCGCCGTACGCTCCGGCCGCAAAAAAGCGCGTTCCGGCCAGAGCGAAGAGCCCGCCGTAGCAAAGTCTGCACCGTACAAACCTGCTGCGTTCGCTCCGGATGCTTTGTGGCGGCGCAAGTGCGTGCCGCGGGGTGAGTTGAGGGGCTGTAGCAGAGAAGCAGCTGGATCCGGCCGGGGATTATCCGCCGCGCTGAGGTCTCCCTTCCCCCAGGGTTTTTTGGGGGAAGGGCCGGGGATGGGGGCCTCTTTCCGCACGCGCCACCCCGTCCGTCCGGCGCTGTCGCCGCGCCCTCCGCCTTTCGTACTTCCCTACGCCCGCATCACCAGCACGATGTCCTCATCCAGCGCGGCCGCCGCGCGTGCACGCGTCATCCAGCTCACGCCAAAGAAGACCAGGATCGACAGCACCAGGGAGAACGCGCTGACGGTCACGCCTGTCGGAAAGCGGTAGACGTTGATGGCGGCCATCGTCTCGAACCCCAGCGTGACAACCAGCCCGGTGACGATGGACGCGATGGCACCCTCCCGCGTGGCGCCCTCCCAGTTCAGGCCGATGGCGAGCGCGGGAACCAGCGTGCTGGCGAACAATCCCCATCCAAAGATTCCCAGAAACGCCACGAACGCGCCCGGCATGAGCGCCAGCCACGCGGCCAGGAGCGAGATGCCGACGGTGCCGATGCGACCCCAGCGCAGTTCGTTCCCCACACGTTTTCCGAACGCGGCGGGCAGATCGCGGGTGAGCGCCGCCGCACCGATGTTCATGAACGAGTTGACGGTGCTCATGATGGCCGCGGCCACCCCGGCGAAGACGAGGCCGGCCAGGAGCATGGGCGTGTAGCCGAGCAGAAACAGCGGCGTCGCTTCTTCCGGCCGGGCCAGCGCGGGCATGCGGCCGCTCGCCACCAGCGCCTTTACCGTCACGCCCACGCCAAAGAACAGCAGCATGGTCATCACCAGCGTGGCCGTCATCAGCAGCGGATACCACTTCAGCCGCCGCGGGTCGCGCAGCATGTAGTATTTGTGCAGCACATGCGGCTGCCCCATGGTGCCCACGCCAAAGACGAAGAAAAGCGAGAGCGCGGCGCCCGCGCCCAGCTTTCCGAACGGCGCCAGGAACTCGGGATCGCTCGCCATGATCGTCCGCGAAATGGCACTCATCCCGCCACCGGCGTGCAGCGCGTAGACAAAGACGAGGGTGGACGCGATCGCCATCAGCGTGCCCTGAAAGACGTCGGTGTAGACGCCGGCCAGAATGCCGCCCGTGGCGGAATACGCGAGGATGGTGAGCATCCCCAGCCACACGCCCAGCGTCAGCCCCGTGCCGAAGACCGCGTCGATCACCACGCCCAGCGCCAGGATGTTCGTCGCCATGTAGCCGATGACCGCCACCAGAATCGCGATCGCGCTCCATCCCTGCGCGGCCGGTGACCGGTACCGTGCGCCAATCGCCTCGGGAATGGTGATCAGCCCGCGCACCTCCGCCAGCAGCCGCAACCGCTTGGCGAGCACCCACGAGGTCATCGCGGCGGTGACGGAACTGGACAGGGTCAGAAAGACGGCGCCCATCCCGCTCAGGTACACCAGCCCCGGCCCGCCGATGAAGGCAAAGCCGGAAACCGTCGCGCTCATGGCGGCGAGCGTAAGGG contains:
- a CDS encoding sodium/proline symporter — translated: MTGIMGLIQTSLPRLAQPTIAAVALAYFVIVAAIGVWAMRRTRTANDFFAAGDGIGLIALTLAAMSATVSGFAFIGGPGLVYLSGMGAVFLTLSSSVTAAMTSWVLAKRLRLLAEVRGLITIPEAIGARYRSPAAQGWSAIAILVAVIGYMATNILALGVVIDAVFGTGLTLGVWLGMLTILAYSATGGILAGVYTDVFQGTLMAIASTLVFVYALHAGGGMSAISRTIMASDPEFLAPFGKLGAGAALSLFFVFGVGTMGQPHVLHKYYMLRDPRRLKWYPLLMTATLVMTMLLFFGVGVTVKALVASGRMPALARPEEATPLFLLGYTPMLLAGLVFAGVAAAIMSTVNSFMNIGAAALTRDLPAAFGKRVGNELRWGRIGTVGISLLAAWLALMPGAFVAFLGIFGWGLFASTLVPALAIGLNWEGATREGAIASIVTGLVVTLGFETMAAINVYRFPTGVTVSAFSLVLSILVFFGVSWMTRARAAAALDEDIVLVMRA